Proteins encoded within one genomic window of Kibdelosporangium phytohabitans:
- a CDS encoding ECF transporter S component, whose amino-acid sequence MRMTWGRADQAVKVGPRSAIVLGLASLAGLMMFVWPLLVRVEPQSMQHGPDAPFIFIGILPILIVVVLAELSEGGMDSKALAMLGVLSAVNAALRPLGAGTAGIETVFFMLVLAGRVFGAGFGFVLGCTSLFASALLTAGVGPWLPFQMLCSAWIGMGAGLLPRRVTGKAEIAMLVGYGIFVAYVFGFLMNLWFWPFITNAEVPYHEGHISYVPGDSVWENLHRFAVFTLLTSTAGWDTGRAITNTVAILVIGPAVLATLRRASRKASYGTLPTFDIR is encoded by the coding sequence ATGAGAATGACCTGGGGGCGCGCGGACCAGGCGGTGAAGGTCGGGCCGCGGTCGGCGATCGTGCTGGGGCTGGCGTCGCTGGCCGGGCTGATGATGTTCGTCTGGCCGTTGCTGGTGCGGGTGGAGCCGCAGAGCATGCAGCACGGCCCGGACGCGCCGTTCATCTTCATCGGCATCCTGCCGATCCTGATCGTGGTCGTGCTGGCCGAGTTGTCCGAAGGCGGGATGGACTCGAAAGCACTGGCGATGCTGGGCGTGCTGTCAGCGGTGAACGCGGCACTACGACCACTCGGCGCGGGCACAGCGGGAATCGAGACGGTGTTCTTCATGCTGGTGCTCGCCGGGCGTGTGTTCGGCGCGGGCTTCGGCTTCGTCCTCGGCTGCACGTCGCTGTTCGCCTCAGCGCTGCTGACAGCGGGGGTCGGCCCGTGGCTGCCGTTCCAGATGCTGTGCTCGGCGTGGATCGGGATGGGCGCGGGCCTGTTGCCGCGCAGGGTGACCGGCAAGGCGGAGATCGCCATGCTCGTCGGCTACGGGATTTTCGTGGCGTACGTGTTCGGGTTCCTGATGAACCTGTGGTTCTGGCCGTTCATCACCAACGCGGAAGTGCCGTACCACGAGGGCCACATCTCCTACGTGCCCGGCGACTCGGTCTGGGAGAACCTGCACCGGTTCGCGGTCTTCACCTTGCTGACGTCGACCGCGGGCTGGGACACCGGCCGCGCGATCACCAACACGGTCGCGATCCTCGTCATCGGCCCCGCCGTGCTGGCCACGCTCCGGCGCGCGTCCCGCAAGGCCTCCTACGGCACGCTGCCGACGTTCGACATCCGCTGA
- a CDS encoding helix-turn-helix transcriptional regulator, with product MQSGGHIGSDPVVCEEYGYGLGTHDGILVLVYRCDGRVDFGESREDFLHQLYWTPDGVLATVGGFVTGREGFWARRAVTHEVTAAGAQTVYRVCLREMPPALRDVRTGGVSVSPEAIRLLESLGRDGVPLGEALVARERIMAGLAVSTSGFVGHHAAGSGFAMTIARTLTRDPADRTQLDEWAGRLHTSVKTVQRDFEREFGMSYSRWRTVTRLRAAKALLQLHPVGQVAHQVGYDSPSAFVAAFAKEFGYTPGRIRSPH from the coding sequence ATGCAGTCGGGAGGTCACATCGGATCGGACCCTGTCGTGTGCGAGGAGTACGGCTACGGCCTCGGCACGCACGACGGCATCCTGGTCCTGGTCTACCGCTGCGACGGCCGTGTCGACTTCGGCGAGAGCAGGGAGGACTTCCTGCACCAGCTGTACTGGACACCGGACGGCGTGCTGGCCACGGTCGGCGGGTTCGTCACCGGGCGTGAGGGCTTCTGGGCGCGCCGGGCCGTGACGCACGAGGTGACCGCGGCGGGCGCGCAGACCGTGTACCGGGTGTGCCTGCGCGAGATGCCGCCCGCGTTGCGCGACGTCCGCACGGGCGGGGTGTCGGTCTCCCCGGAGGCGATCCGGCTGCTGGAATCGCTCGGCCGCGACGGCGTGCCGCTCGGCGAGGCGCTGGTCGCGCGTGAGCGGATCATGGCCGGGCTGGCGGTGTCGACGTCCGGTTTCGTCGGTCACCACGCGGCGGGATCGGGATTCGCGATGACGATCGCGCGCACGCTCACCCGCGACCCCGCCGACCGCACCCAGCTGGACGAATGGGCCGGCCGCCTGCACACGAGCGTGAAAACGGTGCAGCGCGACTTCGAACGCGAGTTCGGGATGTCCTACAGCCGCTGGCGCACGGTCACCCGGCTGCGTGCCGCGAAAGCGCTGCTGCAGCTGCACCCGGTCGGTCAGGTGGCCCACCAGGTCGGGTACGACAGCCCGTCGGCCTTCGTCGCCGCGTTCGCCAAGGAGTTCGGCTACACGCCGGGCCGGATCAGGTCACCACACTGA
- a CDS encoding ABC transporter ATP-binding protein, with protein MIELDHVGFWYHGQAAPVLEDITLSIGEGELVLLAGRTGAGKSTLLGTINGLVPHFTGGHLAGSVTVDGVATSSRPPREFAHLVGMVGQDPLAGFVTDTVEEELAYGMEQLGLAPQVMRRRVEETLDLLGIADLRRRALRALSGGQQQRVAIGSVLTMHPRILVLDEPTSALDPTAAEDVLATLARLVQDLGTTVIMAEHRMERVVPFADRMIYVPGDGSIIDGTPAEVLELTPIAPPIVQLGRLAGWQPLPMSVRDARRRAGSLRSRLTDSPQRTEPVAGPPALTSSGVVVRYGPTVAVRGADLDLHGGKVMAIMGRNGSGKSSLLWALQGSGPRQGGVVRVDGADPHELSSAKARKLVGLVPQTAGDLLYLETVAAECTAADTESEAEPGHCRALLDRLAPDIDADKHPRDLSEGQRLALVLAVQLSAAPRIMLLDEPTRGLDYTAKAALGRMIAALAEEGRAVVVATHDVEFVAAVADRVIVMAEGEIVSDGPAVEVLGSSPAFAPQVAKVLGPDWLTVADVETALRQGVA; from the coding sequence ATGATCGAACTGGACCACGTCGGCTTCTGGTACCACGGCCAGGCCGCTCCGGTGCTGGAGGACATCACCCTGTCCATCGGCGAGGGCGAACTGGTCCTGCTCGCCGGTCGCACGGGTGCGGGCAAGTCGACGCTGCTCGGCACGATCAACGGCCTGGTCCCGCACTTCACCGGCGGGCACCTGGCTGGTTCGGTCACAGTGGACGGTGTCGCGACGAGTTCCCGTCCGCCACGGGAGTTCGCGCACCTGGTCGGCATGGTCGGGCAGGATCCGCTCGCGGGGTTCGTGACCGACACGGTCGAGGAGGAACTCGCGTACGGGATGGAACAACTCGGCCTCGCGCCGCAGGTGATGCGCCGCCGTGTCGAGGAAACCCTTGACCTGCTGGGGATCGCGGACCTGCGCAGGCGTGCGTTGCGCGCGTTGTCCGGCGGGCAGCAGCAGCGGGTGGCGATCGGCTCGGTGCTCACCATGCACCCCCGGATCCTCGTCCTGGACGAGCCGACGTCGGCGCTGGACCCGACCGCCGCGGAGGACGTGCTGGCCACGCTGGCGCGGCTGGTGCAGGACCTCGGCACGACGGTGATCATGGCCGAGCACCGGATGGAACGCGTGGTCCCGTTCGCCGACCGGATGATCTACGTGCCCGGTGACGGGTCGATCATCGACGGCACCCCGGCCGAAGTGCTCGAACTGACCCCGATCGCGCCGCCGATCGTGCAGCTGGGGCGGCTGGCGGGCTGGCAGCCACTGCCGATGTCGGTCCGTGACGCCCGTCGCCGCGCCGGGTCGCTGCGGTCCCGGCTGACGGACAGTCCACAGCGGACGGAGCCGGTGGCCGGGCCGCCCGCGCTGACGAGTTCGGGTGTGGTCGTGCGTTACGGCCCGACGGTGGCCGTGCGCGGTGCCGACCTGGACCTGCACGGCGGCAAGGTGATGGCGATCATGGGCCGCAACGGATCGGGCAAGTCCTCGCTGCTGTGGGCGTTGCAGGGCTCGGGCCCGCGGCAGGGCGGCGTGGTGCGAGTCGACGGCGCCGATCCCCACGAGCTGAGCAGCGCCAAGGCACGCAAGCTCGTCGGCCTGGTCCCGCAGACCGCCGGTGACCTGCTCTACCTGGAGACCGTCGCAGCCGAGTGCACAGCCGCCGACACCGAGTCCGAGGCCGAACCGGGCCACTGCCGCGCGTTGCTCGACCGCCTCGCGCCCGATATCGACGCGGACAAACACCCGCGTGACCTGTCGGAAGGGCAACGCCTGGCTCTGGTCCTGGCGGTGCAGCTGTCCGCGGCACCACGGATCATGCTGCTCGACGAACCGACCCGCGGCCTGGACTACACCGCGAAGGCCGCGCTGGGCCGGATGATCGCCGCGCTGGCCGAGGAGGGACGCGCGGTCGTCGTCGCCACCCACGACGTCGAATTCGTCGCCGCGGTGGCCGACCGCGTGATCGTGATGGCGGAAGGCGAGATCGTCTCCGACGGCCCGGCCGTCGAGGTGCTCGGCTCCTCGCCCGCGTTCGCGCCGCAGGTGGCCAAGGTGCTCGGCCCGGACTGGCTGACCGTGGCCGACGTCGAGACCGCGCTCAGGCAGGGAGTGGCATGA
- a CDS encoding helix-turn-helix domain-containing protein has translation MTHDVEDWSIGRRVREIRAWRGLSLSATAGLAGMSVSYLSMIERGRRRVTRRATVESLASALRVSPSELVGKPYAASGGATYDARVALAAMEDALTGWWIGEVPDAPMRPWSPVSGDVRRLNRVLRPNGTRRADQAATSAGPGPPRGCRRPEAPQGCAHRTARRVQVRWIPGA, from the coding sequence GTGACGCATGACGTCGAGGATTGGTCAATCGGCCGACGTGTCAGGGAGATCCGGGCCTGGCGTGGACTGAGTCTGTCAGCGACTGCTGGTCTGGCGGGAATGTCGGTCTCCTATCTGAGCATGATCGAACGTGGTCGGCGTCGAGTGACGAGACGCGCGACAGTGGAGTCACTCGCGTCCGCGCTGAGGGTGTCGCCGAGCGAATTGGTCGGCAAGCCGTATGCCGCATCCGGTGGAGCGACCTACGACGCACGTGTCGCGCTCGCCGCGATGGAGGATGCACTGACCGGCTGGTGGATCGGTGAGGTTCCCGACGCTCCGATGCGCCCGTGGTCGCCGGTCAGCGGTGATGTGCGGCGGCTCAACCGCGTGCTTCGCCCGAACGGAACTCGGCGAGCAGACCAAGCTGCTACCAGCGCTGGTCCGGGACCTCCTCGTGGCTGCCGGCGACCCGAAGCACCGCAGGGATGCGCTCATCGGACTGCTCGACGCGTACAAGTCCGCTGGATACCTGGCGCATGA
- a CDS encoding peptide deformylase: MADDLGSQPDEGESTGAFSRAFSDIRQRRGLSRNALAKLMNYSRSYVSKVESGAERPSRNFLNSAERAMNDNGTLRRAYAESFDSRTPSSADDLHLREAAEMVTDDGTIQVLREESALHYDNRVYRLNQRRLLRNNGTRPIDRYLIRIAVGKFPDDPKLCDLLYAQNPVTWDELNLQAWHGTERTKPMRWAVHHDKPDFKEVWLRFGGENGHFPLYPGESGWIEYEYTVDEQHWGDWYQRTIRLPTRHLSIRLDFPAAFDMTAWGLYTSMWNDAMPFATPIQSSTENGRQIYTWATDNPPVGSRYRVEWKVVYSPHPVGEPGQSARPSQNMKALGIRQRDDDILRRRAREFELPLERNDAERTISELRSALNRVTLAHVFAKGSSISAQQIGVDRAAAIVRSVEGEMIELLNPRIIRSSDQIDEQYEGCLSFFDVRGVVPRALHVEVVHTNLDGTHRITVFERAVARLVAHEVDHLNGLLYTDRMAGGTQLIPVEQYDGIGKKWEI; this comes from the coding sequence ATGGCCGACGATCTTGGATCGCAGCCGGACGAGGGAGAAAGCACAGGTGCCTTCTCCCGCGCGTTCAGCGACATCCGGCAGCGGCGGGGCCTTTCCAGGAACGCGCTGGCCAAGCTGATGAACTACAGCAGATCGTATGTGTCGAAAGTCGAGTCCGGAGCCGAGCGACCGTCGCGCAATTTCCTGAACAGCGCCGAACGCGCGATGAATGACAACGGGACTCTCCGCCGCGCGTACGCCGAGTCTTTCGACAGCCGGACGCCGTCGAGCGCGGACGACCTGCACCTGCGCGAGGCGGCGGAAATGGTGACCGACGACGGCACCATCCAAGTGCTGCGGGAAGAGTCGGCGCTTCACTACGACAACCGCGTCTATCGGCTCAACCAGCGGAGACTGTTGCGCAACAACGGCACGCGCCCGATCGACCGCTATCTGATCCGGATCGCGGTCGGGAAGTTCCCCGACGACCCGAAGTTGTGCGACCTGCTGTACGCGCAGAATCCCGTGACCTGGGATGAACTCAACCTCCAGGCGTGGCACGGCACCGAGCGCACCAAGCCGATGCGGTGGGCGGTGCACCACGACAAGCCGGACTTCAAGGAGGTGTGGCTCAGGTTCGGCGGGGAGAACGGGCATTTTCCCCTGTACCCGGGAGAATCGGGCTGGATCGAGTACGAGTACACCGTCGACGAACAGCACTGGGGGGACTGGTACCAGCGGACGATCCGGCTGCCCACGCGGCACCTGTCGATCCGGCTGGACTTTCCCGCGGCTTTCGACATGACCGCGTGGGGTTTGTACACGTCGATGTGGAACGACGCGATGCCCTTCGCGACACCCATTCAGAGTTCCACCGAGAACGGCCGCCAGATCTACACGTGGGCCACGGACAACCCGCCGGTCGGCTCCCGCTACCGGGTGGAGTGGAAAGTCGTCTACTCGCCGCATCCCGTCGGCGAACCCGGGCAGTCCGCACGGCCGAGCCAGAACATGAAAGCACTGGGAATCAGGCAGCGCGACGACGACATCCTGCGGCGCCGGGCCCGTGAGTTCGAGCTGCCGCTGGAGCGCAACGACGCCGAACGGACGATATCGGAGCTGCGGTCAGCGCTGAACCGGGTGACCCTCGCGCACGTCTTCGCCAAGGGATCGAGCATCTCGGCCCAGCAGATCGGGGTCGACCGGGCGGCGGCGATCGTGCGGTCGGTGGAAGGCGAGATGATCGAACTGCTGAATCCGCGGATCATCCGCTCCAGCGACCAGATCGACGAACAGTACGAGGGCTGCCTGAGCTTCTTCGACGTCCGCGGCGTGGTCCCGCGCGCCCTGCACGTCGAAGTCGTCCACACGAACCTCGACGGCACCCACCGGATCACCGTCTTCGAACGGGCCGTTGCCAGGCTGGTCGCGCACGAGGTCGATCACCTCAACGGCCTGCTCTACACCGACCGCATGGCCGGCGGGACGCAACTCATCCCGGTCGAGCAGTACGACGGCATCGGGAAGAAATGGGAAATCTGA
- a CDS encoding FecCD family ABC transporter permease — MTVALVVLAAALAVLGLCQGAVWVAPGDVLAALAGRGDSAIVVVQWRLPRVVGALAFGAALALAGAVIQDQTRNPLGSPDMLGIDAGAYTGALLVITSAGSVAAGLLSGAAMAGGLLTALLVYGLSMRSGTNRGKLIVVGIAVNAMLTAINAWIVLRAELEVAIAATGWSAGSLNGLGWDDLSVPLLVIGVLAATLAVLSRSMNQATIGDEVAVATGVRLRPLRLVTVLAAVGCTTTVTAVTGPIVFIALAAPQIGRRLFGTSGAGLLPAALTGGVLLLIADVMSQLLLAPIALPVGVVTTAVGGTYLLWLLILQVRRRTH; from the coding sequence GTGACTGTCGCGCTGGTCGTGCTCGCCGCCGCGCTGGCGGTTCTCGGGCTGTGCCAGGGAGCGGTCTGGGTGGCGCCGGGCGACGTGCTCGCCGCGCTGGCGGGCCGGGGCGACTCGGCGATCGTCGTGGTGCAGTGGCGCCTGCCGCGGGTGGTCGGCGCGCTGGCGTTCGGCGCGGCGCTCGCACTGGCCGGGGCCGTGATCCAGGACCAGACCAGAAACCCGCTCGGCAGCCCCGACATGCTCGGCATCGACGCGGGCGCGTACACCGGCGCGCTGCTGGTGATCACCAGTGCCGGGTCGGTGGCGGCCGGGCTGCTCAGCGGGGCCGCGATGGCGGGCGGACTGCTGACCGCGCTGCTGGTGTACGGCCTGTCGATGCGGTCGGGGACCAACCGCGGCAAGCTGATCGTGGTCGGCATCGCGGTCAACGCGATGCTCACGGCGATCAACGCGTGGATCGTGCTGCGCGCGGAACTGGAAGTGGCCATCGCCGCGACCGGCTGGAGCGCCGGCTCGCTCAACGGCCTGGGCTGGGACGACCTCAGCGTTCCGCTGCTCGTCATCGGGGTGCTCGCCGCGACACTGGCCGTGCTGTCACGGTCGATGAACCAGGCCACCATCGGCGACGAGGTCGCGGTCGCGACCGGCGTCCGGCTCCGCCCGTTGCGGCTCGTCACGGTCCTCGCCGCGGTCGGCTGCACGACGACGGTCACCGCCGTCACCGGCCCGATCGTGTTCATCGCGCTCGCGGCGCCGCAGATCGGCAGACGCCTGTTCGGCACGTCCGGTGCCGGGCTGCTGCCCGCCGCGCTGACCGGCGGTGTTCTGCTGCTCATCGCCGACGTGATGTCACAGCTGCTGCTCGCGCCGATCGCGTTGCCAGTCGGCGTGGTGACCACCGCGGTCGGTGGTACGTACCTGCTGTGGTTGTTGATCCTGCAGGTTCGCCGCCGCACCCATTAG
- a CDS encoding iron ABC transporter permease: MGVGAQALAPAQVWRALVSPGVSDADTIVRDIRFPRMVLALAVGAALAAAGALLQTATRNDLADPGILGVTAGAGFAITLGTVLGLTGTQYGQLVLAVAGAGIAAVVVYSVGRSSPLRLLLAGVALSMVLSGLSLGLRLIVPDAFDRFRFWAVGSLAGREQIPLTVPIAVIGIALAGALMVARQLEALLLGEDVAQSLGVNVTRTRFAVLVLVTLLAGAATAVAGPMVFVGLIVPHLVRPLAGNSVPWLVVFTIVLGPVLVLVADIASRVLLTTGEVPVSIVLAVIGGPVLIWVVRDRRTAPL, encoded by the coding sequence ATGGGGGTCGGCGCCCAGGCGCTCGCCCCCGCCCAGGTGTGGCGGGCGCTGGTGTCGCCCGGGGTGAGCGACGCCGACACGATCGTGCGGGACATCCGGTTCCCGCGCATGGTCCTCGCGCTCGCGGTCGGCGCCGCTCTCGCCGCCGCGGGCGCGCTCCTGCAAACCGCGACCCGCAACGACCTCGCCGATCCCGGCATCCTCGGCGTGACCGCGGGCGCGGGATTCGCCATCACCCTCGGCACCGTGCTCGGGCTGACCGGGACGCAGTACGGCCAGCTGGTCCTCGCGGTCGCCGGCGCAGGCATCGCCGCCGTGGTGGTCTACTCGGTCGGCCGGTCGTCCCCGCTGCGGCTGCTGCTCGCCGGGGTCGCGCTGAGCATGGTGCTCTCCGGCCTGTCGCTCGGGTTGCGGCTGATCGTGCCGGACGCGTTCGACCGGTTCCGGTTCTGGGCGGTGGGATCGCTCGCCGGCCGTGAGCAGATCCCGTTGACGGTGCCGATCGCGGTCATCGGGATCGCGTTGGCCGGTGCGCTGATGGTGGCACGGCAACTGGAGGCGCTGCTGCTCGGCGAGGACGTCGCGCAGTCGCTGGGCGTGAACGTGACACGGACCCGTTTCGCCGTGCTCGTGCTGGTGACGCTGCTGGCAGGCGCGGCGACCGCGGTGGCCGGGCCGATGGTGTTCGTCGGGCTGATCGTGCCGCACCTGGTCCGCCCGCTCGCCGGGAACTCGGTGCCGTGGCTGGTGGTGTTCACGATCGTGCTCGGCCCGGTGCTGGTCCTGGTCGCGGACATCGCCTCTCGCGTGCTGCTGACCACCGGTGAGGTCCCGGTGTCGATCGTGCTCGCGGTCATCGGCGGGCCCGTGCTGATCTGGGTGGTCCGCGACCGCAGGACGGCGCCGCTGTGA
- a CDS encoding siderophore-interacting protein — translation MTRTIHPDFADRVAAHQRTGRGAVRVPYPIGVCTVPIAARTDLTPFMVRLELNGPDLAGFHSYQADDHVKIVFPDDDGTWRRPVRNAGQMLDWPHPMPLTRDYTVRRYSGETLVLDIALHDGGIAAEWARTARVGESVTVAGPPGGKVFPYTHDHYVLAVDATGLPAAARWLEEAPAGPTVHLVIEVDDPVEHDYPLPQRDGVEIIRLVRSGASALAPTVSELDVPAGAFLFAAGEASDIKPLRTWPKDMASITGYWKRGVAGLERE, via the coding sequence ATGACCAGGACGATCCACCCCGACTTCGCCGACCGGGTCGCCGCGCACCAGCGCACCGGCCGCGGCGCCGTGCGCGTTCCCTACCCGATCGGCGTGTGCACAGTTCCGATCGCCGCCCGCACGGACCTCACGCCGTTCATGGTGCGGCTGGAGCTCAACGGCCCCGACCTGGCCGGGTTCCACTCGTACCAGGCCGACGACCACGTCAAGATCGTCTTCCCGGACGACGACGGCACGTGGCGCCGCCCGGTCCGCAACGCGGGCCAGATGCTCGACTGGCCACACCCCATGCCGCTGACCCGCGACTACACCGTCCGCCGGTACAGCGGTGAGACGCTCGTGCTCGACATCGCGCTGCACGACGGCGGAATCGCCGCCGAGTGGGCACGGACCGCGCGGGTCGGCGAATCGGTCACCGTCGCGGGACCACCTGGTGGCAAGGTCTTCCCGTACACGCACGACCACTACGTCCTGGCCGTGGACGCCACCGGGCTCCCGGCCGCCGCGAGGTGGCTCGAGGAAGCACCGGCAGGTCCCACGGTCCACCTGGTGATCGAAGTGGACGACCCGGTCGAGCACGACTACCCGCTGCCCCAGCGCGACGGCGTGGAGATCATCCGGCTCGTCCGGTCCGGCGCGTCGGCGCTGGCCCCGACAGTGTCCGAATTGGACGTCCCGGCCGGCGCGTTCCTGTTCGCGGCGGGTGAGGCGTCGGACATCAAGCCGCTGCGCACCTGGCCGAAGGACATGGCGTCGATCACCGGTTACTGGAAACGCGGAGTTGCCGGGCTTGAACGCGAGTAG
- a CDS encoding ABC transporter substrate-binding protein, protein MTVSRPLIAALAVALVMASGCAAESGATGAGTGGATRVFKADNGDITIPADPKRVIATGYAVPVLIESDAALVGISTWKRGLDMMTPQHRATYDKVPKVAGEVAAETNYEAIAAAKPDLIVIGVPKPVLADIDINRLTSVAPVVAIGPNVPYQWRELSRQQADAAGRAGNFDAAKAAYDKKAGELKAKYAGVVKGLKFGHVGGYGDVSAGTFQREFTGSWGTNVAGDVGLEYYGEVKKRGPGSQSVSETPSIEQLPASFGQADALTYTLEPSGQVGASVKYVLDSPLWKDLPAVKAGKTFAVRYTQASTYPSAMFTLDSLDQALAPLLKK, encoded by the coding sequence ATGACGGTCAGCCGTCCCCTCATCGCCGCACTGGCCGTCGCGCTCGTCATGGCGTCCGGATGCGCCGCCGAGTCCGGTGCCACCGGCGCCGGCACAGGCGGCGCCACCCGTGTGTTCAAAGCCGACAACGGCGACATCACCATCCCGGCGGACCCCAAACGCGTGATCGCGACCGGATACGCGGTGCCCGTGCTCATCGAGAGCGACGCCGCGCTCGTCGGCATCTCCACGTGGAAACGCGGTCTCGACATGATGACCCCGCAGCACCGCGCCACGTACGACAAGGTGCCCAAGGTGGCCGGTGAGGTCGCCGCGGAGACCAACTACGAGGCGATCGCCGCCGCCAAGCCGGACCTGATCGTGATCGGCGTGCCCAAGCCGGTGCTCGCCGACATCGACATCAACCGGCTCACATCCGTCGCGCCGGTCGTCGCGATCGGCCCGAACGTGCCGTACCAGTGGCGCGAGCTGTCGCGGCAGCAGGCCGACGCCGCGGGCCGGGCAGGCAACTTCGACGCGGCCAAGGCCGCGTACGACAAGAAGGCGGGCGAGCTGAAAGCCAAATACGCCGGTGTGGTGAAAGGCCTGAAGTTCGGGCACGTCGGTGGCTACGGCGACGTGTCGGCTGGCACCTTCCAGCGGGAGTTCACCGGGTCGTGGGGCACCAACGTCGCGGGTGACGTCGGCCTCGAGTACTACGGCGAGGTCAAGAAGAGGGGCCCTGGCTCGCAGAGCGTGTCCGAGACGCCGTCGATCGAGCAGCTGCCGGCGAGCTTCGGCCAGGCCGACGCGCTCACGTACACGCTCGAGCCGAGCGGCCAGGTCGGCGCGTCCGTGAAGTACGTGCTGGACTCGCCGCTGTGGAAGGATCTGCCCGCGGTCAAGGCGGGCAAGACGTTCGCGGTCCGCTACACCCAGGCATCCACCTACCCGTCCGCGATGTTCACACTGGACTCGCTCGACCAGGCGCTCGCGCCGCTGCTGAAGAAATGA
- a CDS encoding class I SAM-dependent methyltransferase: MTEQTHNEAVRAQFRIQAQTFRTSGFAVAGLDWIVAGLDPAAPDIVLDVAAGAAHVGRALAPHVTHVSALDITPEMLHQGQRLAVEQGLRNITFQLGDAVALPWLDDQFDLTVCRLTLHQVADPAAVVREMVRVTRPGGRIGVVDLTASEDPATTAEADRIERLRDPSHGTTLTARQIQDLLTAAGAPVVSVERHDQPVDVEDWMARTRTNPLIRDVIRDRFAHELGGGQPTGLRPHRDDAGKLWLTHTWSMTIAGKP, encoded by the coding sequence ATGACCGAGCAGACCCACAACGAGGCCGTTCGCGCACAGTTCCGCATCCAGGCGCAGACCTTCCGCACCTCGGGGTTCGCCGTGGCGGGCCTGGACTGGATCGTCGCCGGACTGGACCCGGCCGCGCCGGACATCGTGCTCGACGTCGCCGCGGGCGCGGCACACGTCGGCCGCGCGCTGGCACCGCACGTCACGCACGTCAGCGCGCTGGACATCACGCCCGAGATGCTGCACCAGGGCCAGCGCCTGGCCGTCGAGCAGGGACTGCGCAACATCACCTTCCAGCTGGGTGACGCGGTGGCGCTGCCGTGGCTGGACGACCAGTTCGACCTGACCGTGTGCCGGTTGACGCTGCACCAGGTCGCCGATCCCGCGGCGGTGGTGCGGGAAATGGTCCGGGTCACCCGTCCGGGCGGCCGGATCGGCGTGGTGGACCTGACCGCGTCCGAGGACCCGGCGACCACGGCGGAAGCCGACCGGATCGAACGGCTCCGCGACCCCAGCCACGGCACGACGCTGACCGCGCGGCAGATCCAGGACCTGCTCACCGCCGCGGGCGCACCCGTGGTGTCGGTGGAACGCCACGACCAGCCCGTGGACGTCGAGGACTGGATGGCCAGGACCCGGACCAACCCGCTGATCCGCGACGTCATCCGGGACAGGTTCGCGCACGAACTGGGCGGCGGGCAGCCGACCGGCCTGCGCCCGCACCGCGACGACGCCGGAAAGCTCTGGCTCACCCACACGTGGTCGATGACCATCGCCGGGAAACCGTGA